One part of the Prunus persica cultivar Lovell chromosome G5, Prunus_persica_NCBIv2, whole genome shotgun sequence genome encodes these proteins:
- the LOC18777579 gene encoding uncharacterized protein LOC18777579 isoform X2 has protein sequence MSSDHTNPPGLVVSTTDPILAFLTSASTDPHLSQELQQIASNLSSKPNVPYKSLRALWLASNASTRPQLVQLFSGSEFVLTSPKPREKSEELKARLQKLAEILERNAYAELVKDITPKKETNEPFSSYKDQLGFGLHVVVTMFTGYLVGYAAFRALFNHSPVMNAAGGILGLVVSMLVETLIFIIRSSGQDLRSSSSTPKLKKNQ, from the exons ATGAGCAGTGACCACACAAACCCACCGGGACTGGTCGTCTCCACCACCGACCCCATCCTCGCATTTCTCACCTCAGCCTCCACAGACCCACACCTCTCTCAGGAACTCCAGCAAATCGCTTCCAATCTCTCCTCCAAACCCAATGTTCCGTACAAGTCTCTCCGAGCTCTCTGGCTCGCGTCCAATGCCTCCACCCGGCCCCAATTGGTCCAACTCTTCTCAGGATCCGAGTTCGTGCTCACCAGCCCCAAACCCAGAGAAAAG AGTGAGGAGTTGAAGGCCAGACTTCAGAAGCTGGCTGAAATTCTGGAGAGGAATGCGTATGCAGAACTTGTGAAGGATATTACACCTAAGAAAGAGACCAATGAGCCTTTCTCATCTTACAAGGATCAATTGGGCTTTG GTTTACATGTTGTGGTGACTATGTTTACCGGCTATTTGGTAGGATATGCTGCATTCAGAGCCTTGTTTAACCACAGTCCCGTGATG AATGCTGCTGGAGGCATTCTTGGATTGGTAGTTAGCATGCTCGTAGAAACACTTATTTTCATAATTAGAAGTTCTGGTCAAGATCTTAGATCATCTTCTTCCACACCCAAGCTAAAGAAGAATCAGTGA
- the LOC18777579 gene encoding uncharacterized protein LOC18777579 isoform X1 encodes MLSNMNPIFSLTDRPIILTLFVFFIDEQRARFRSSLISLWRLMLPCLCLWGSHWKLCFSPLLRQENFPGNPEKRKEFPRKMSSDHTNPPGLVVSTTDPILAFLTSASTDPHLSQELQQIASNLSSKPNVPYKSLRALWLASNASTRPQLVQLFSGSEFVLTSPKPREKSEELKARLQKLAEILERNAYAELVKDITPKKETNEPFSSYKDQLGFGLHVVVTMFTGYLVGYAAFRALFNHSPVMNAAGGILGLVVSMLVETLIFIIRSSGQDLRSSSSTPKLKKNQ; translated from the exons ATGCTTTCCAACATGAACCCAATATTTTCTCTGACAGACAGGCCCATAATTCTAACTctcttcgtcttcttcatcGATGAGCAAAGGGCGCGCTTCAGATCCTCTCTCATCTCACTTTGGCGCTTGATGCTTCCCTGCCTGTG TCTCTGGGGAAGCCATTGGAAGCTTTGTTTTAGCCCTCTTCTTCGTCAG GAAAATTTTCCCGGAAACCccgagaaacggaaagaattTCCCAGGAAAATGAGCAGTGACCACACAAACCCACCGGGACTGGTCGTCTCCACCACCGACCCCATCCTCGCATTTCTCACCTCAGCCTCCACAGACCCACACCTCTCTCAGGAACTCCAGCAAATCGCTTCCAATCTCTCCTCCAAACCCAATGTTCCGTACAAGTCTCTCCGAGCTCTCTGGCTCGCGTCCAATGCCTCCACCCGGCCCCAATTGGTCCAACTCTTCTCAGGATCCGAGTTCGTGCTCACCAGCCCCAAACCCAGAGAAAAG AGTGAGGAGTTGAAGGCCAGACTTCAGAAGCTGGCTGAAATTCTGGAGAGGAATGCGTATGCAGAACTTGTGAAGGATATTACACCTAAGAAAGAGACCAATGAGCCTTTCTCATCTTACAAGGATCAATTGGGCTTTG GTTTACATGTTGTGGTGACTATGTTTACCGGCTATTTGGTAGGATATGCTGCATTCAGAGCCTTGTTTAACCACAGTCCCGTGATG AATGCTGCTGGAGGCATTCTTGGATTGGTAGTTAGCATGCTCGTAGAAACACTTATTTTCATAATTAGAAGTTCTGGTCAAGATCTTAGATCATCTTCTTCCACACCCAAGCTAAAGAAGAATCAGTGA